One Huiozyma naganishii CBS 8797 chromosome 4, complete genome genomic region harbors:
- the PFS1 gene encoding Pfs1p (similar to Saccharomyces cerevisiae PFS1 (YHR185C); ancestral locus Anc_5.52) — MPLRNSSFKEIKPLLPDNQRLNIEINQNPRKSTREKDFNKLITKASKKNGPQFNSKDKQNIFGPANDVGDVHENYAHVHHETHICQELRRSFLPTGNNHNPEAYKMKKFEVSYPPILPSQPRITVSQSKDYGDAAEFIKLSKETDFMKDNFGQFTNPKYSYIGGMDPQQLVGIPHHFNPRTARSMSHNEKVNLWIDRIPLWKPDGMPWHNRCFSVDYSLDWDEVEFDKDVLDESFVISTTDNEELVYLQSKKIDCLTRRMYNMEEWTA; from the coding sequence ATGCCTCTCAGGAATTCAAGTTTTAAAGAAATAAAACCTCTCCTTCCAGATAATCAGAGACTGAATATTGAAATAAATCAGAATCCACGGAAATCTACTAGAGAAAAGGATTTCAACAAGCTTATTACAAAGGCGTCAAAGAAGAATGGACCACAGTTTAATTCAAAGGATaaacaaaacatttttggTCCGGCAAATGATGTGGGGGATGTGCACGAGAATTACGCCCACGTACATCACGAAACACATATCTGCCAAGAGTTACGCAGGTCCTTTTTACCAACCGGAAATAATCATAATCCGGAGGCTTAtaaaatgaagaaatttgaGGTTTCTTACCCTCCAATTTTACCATCGCAACCAAGAATAACGGTATCCCAAAGCAAAGATTATGGAGATGCAGCAGAATTTATTAAACTGTCTAAAGAAACTGATTTCATGAAGGACAACTTTGGACAGTTTACCAATCCAAAATATTCCTATATTGGTGGCATGGACCCTCAGCAGCTAGTTGGTATCCCTCACCATTTCAATCCTAGAACTGCCCGAAGCATGTCACATAACGAAAAGGTAAACCTGTGGATAGACAGAATTCCGTTATGGAAACCTGATGGCATGCCTTGGCACAATAGGTGTTTCTCGGTGGATTATTCGTTAGATTGGGacgaagttgaatttgacaaggACGTTTTGGACGAGTCCTTTGTTATATCAACTACTGATAATGAGGAGCTGGTGTATCTTCAGagtaaaaaaattgacTGTTTAACGAGAAGGATGTATAATATGGAGGAGTGGACGGCGTAG